In Streptomyces sp. 1222.5, the genomic stretch GCCGAACGCGACGGCCTGGACCGGCTGCGCACACTGGACACCGTGACGGTGGCCGGCGAGGTCCTCCCCGACGCCCTGCTCCACCGGCACGCCGCCGCTCTGGCAGGTACCGGCCTGGTCAACGAGTACGGGCCGACGGAGGCGACCGTGTGGGCGAGCTACCAGCGCTGCGACCCGTCCGGCCCGGTGGACATCGGCAGCCCGGTACCCGGCGCCCGGCTCTACGTGCTCGACGGCGGTGGCCGGCTGGTGCCCAGGGGCACGGCGGGCGAGCTGTACATCGGTGGTGCCGGTGTGGCCCGCGGCTACTTCGGCCGTGAGGAGGCAACCCGCCAGGCGTTCGTCCACGATCCGTTCGCCGGTGATGGCAGCCGCATGTACCGCACGGGTGACCTGGTGCGGTGGAGCGAGCGGGGCACGCTGGAGTTCCTGGGGCGGCGCGACAACCAGGTCAAGATCCGCGGGCACCGGGTCGAGCTCGACGCCGTCGAGGCGGCCCTGCGCGGCTGCCCGGGCGTTCGCGACGCGGTGGTGATCCCCGACTCCGAACGGACCCGGCTCGTCGGCTTCGTCCGCGCCGACGCCGGCCTGGATCCGGTCCTCACCCGCAAACGGCTCGCCTACACCCTGCCCGAACCGGCGGTTCCGGCCCAGCTGCACGTCGTGGACGCGTTCCCCACCACCGCGCACGGCAAGACCGACCGGACGGCGCTGACGGAACGCATCGCCGAGTACGAGCCGGGACAGCAGGCCCAGCGGACGGCCGACCGCGGCGCCGCGGACCGCGACGACCTCGTCGCCCGGGTCGTCGACTCGTGGGCCGAGGTGCTGCAGGTGTCCGACGTGCCCACATCGGTCAACTTCTTCGACCTCGGCGGGCATTCACTGCTGGTCATCAGGCTGCAGTCGGCGCTGGAGGCCAGCACCGGCGTACGGCTCTCCTCGCTCGATCTGTACCGGTGTCCCACCGTCGAGACGCAGGCCGAACTGATCCGGGCAGGCGCCGCGCAACCGGCGAGGGCCGACGACGGGCCGGACGACCGGGCAGAGCGGATCCGCCGGGCCCGCGCGGTCCGCGCCCGCCGTGCACAGGCCCGAAAGTAGGCCCCACCCTCCCCGGCCCCGGGCGCGGGCGCCGCGACCGGCCCACCGGAAGCGGCGCCCCGCCCCCGCCACACCATCCACAGCCCGGACCAGCGAGAGACACAAAGCACCGATGACCTGGCTCACCTGCACCGTCCCCCGCCCCGAGGCCCCGATCGCCCTGGTCTGCTTCCCGCACGCCGGCGGATCGGCGCACGTCTTCCGGGAGTGGGCCGCCGCATTCCCCGACATCGAAGTGCACGCGGTGAGCTACCCCGGCCGGGCCCACCGCATCGCCGAGCCCGTCCCCTCGAACCTGCGTCGACTCGCCGCCGACATCAGAGACGCCACCCGCCCGCTCCTGCACCGGCCGACGGCCTTCCTCGGACACAGCATGGGCGCGGCCGTCGCCTTCGAAACGGCGCTGCTCCTGCAGCGGGACGGCACCCCTGTCAGCCACCTGTTCGCCTCCAGCTGCCGCGCCCTGCACCTGCCCCGCCCCACCCTCCCGGACGGCGACGACGGGACCGCCGTACTGAAGGCCCTCGCGGAACTCGGAGGCACCGAGCCCGAAGTCCTCGCGGACCCGGTCCTGCGCGACCTGGTCGTGCCGTACGTCCTCGGGGATCTGCAGATGTTCGACACCTATCGCTACCGGCCCGGTGACGTACTGCACTGCCCGGTCACGGCGATCACGGGACTCACGGACATCCACGTGACCCCCGAACAGGCCGCCGCCTGGTCCGCCATGACACGCGGGCCCTTCCGCTGCGAGCCGGTCCTGGGCGGGCACTTCCACCTGACTCACGAACCGCCTTTCGGCATGCTCAGAGAGTCCCTGGTGCGGCATCCTGCGCCCGGAAGTCCACTGCAGGCCTGCTCGCCTAGTGGGGAAGACCTTGCCTAACGCTGGCCACCATTGTCGGGGAGCCGCTCGCACTATGTACGCTACATGTCCGCTTCGTGGTTGAGCTTGGCCGCCCTCAGGTCCCATCGCATGCTGATGGCGGCGAGTTGCTTTACACGCTCGGGTGTCAGGGTGGCGGCTCTGCTGCGTTGGTTGCTGATCCATGCGCCGAGTCGGAGCTCCCGGACCTCCTGGTCCTCGCCGGTGCTGCCGCCGCTCGCGTTGCCGCTGACGACGATCCGTTCGACCCACTTTCTCGGCACCAGTAGGTGGCCTTCGCGTTGGTAGTACTGGCGGGCGGCGGCGTAGTGCATTGCCCATTTGTCGGCCTGATTCATGCGGGGCTTGGGTTTCTCGTCGTCGGTGGCGGGGTGGATGCCGAGGACGTGCTCGCACATCCATTGCTGGACGGTGGTCAGCCGTTCCCAACGAAGCCGTTGTGCTCGTACCCACCGGCCGAGGTCCTCGCCTTGGCGTACGACCACGCCGGGCTTGGTCGGCAGCTGGCCGCCGGTGTCGAGGTGTTGTCGGGTGAGGTGGAAGCTGCGTTGCCAGTCGATGGGCCAGGTGGGGCACCAGGCGGGGTCGATGTCGTCGAGCTGTTCGCGTCGCTCCTGGGACAGCCCGGCTGCCGGCGCTGCGGGTAGCCCCTCGGCCTGCTGCTGCTCGTTGTCCTGCGCTCGTCGGGCGGCGGCGCGGGCGTTCTTCAGCCAGATCCCTACGCGGTATCCCTGGTGGGTGGCGTCGGTCGGTGCTGCGAGGTGCCCGTTCTCGGCTGCCCATCCGCGGGCTGCGGTGAGGCCTTCTTCCCAGGCGGTGTCGTAGTGGGACCAGACCATGCCCAGCTGTTCCAGCTGGGCGATGCGGTCGGCGTCCATGTCTCCGCGGGCGTAGACCCGTCGCGCGTCGGCGGTCCATTGTCCGAGCGGGAACGCGGCGAGCGAGGCCGGCCATCCCGGACCCTCGGCCTCTGCCTGCTGCTCCTGGTCGTCGCCCGCCGCGGGGACGCGGTAGGTGAAGGGCACCCGCAGATCGCCGTGGTGGCGGTGGTAGATGGCGGCTGCTTCGATGCCGCGGCGCCAGTGGGCGTGTTCGGGGTTGAGGACGCGCAGGTTGATGAAGGCGGCCAGCAGCGCGGGGTCGCGTGGGGTGGAGAACTTCAGCAACTGCCAGGCCGGTACCGACACGCGGTCGCTTCGGTCGCCAGCTTCCTGCTCACCCTGGTCGCTGCCCAGGCGGGTCTGTACGCCTCTGACACGGCTTTGTGCCTGTGGCTCGGCGAGCTGCTCCACCACCCGGGTGTCGTGCGCCCTGAGCGCTTCCAGCAGCTTGGCCAGGCCGCCGTAGGCGCGGGAGGTGAGCATGTTGTCGACGCTCTCGCCCGGCCCGAGGAGAACGGGGACGACGAGGGAGGCGGTCTTGCCTTCACCGGGCTGGATGCGCAGGGCGCGGCCGACGGCTTGGACGAGGTCGGGCATGGAGCCGCGGACGTCCGCGAAGTACACGGAGTCGCATTCGCGGGTGTCGACGCCTTCGCCGAGCACCTTCACCGAGCCCAGGTAGCTCTTCTCGACCACGGTGCCGTCGGTGGCGGTGCCGGCGGCGAACTCACCGAGCACACGCCGGCGGTGCTCGGCCCGGTGGTCGCCGCACAGCCAGTCGGCCCATACGGTGCGCGGATACAGCCCGGGATCGGCCGCGTGCAGCCGGCCGGCGACGTCCGCAAGGCCGGCCGCGAAGGCCTCGGCCTCCTTGACGACGTGGTGGAAGACGAGGGTGCGCCGGAAGCCTTCCTCCGAGGATGCCTTCATCAGGGCGGTCTGCAGGGCGGCGAGCCGGGCCCCGCGGACCTGGTCCGAGCGGCCTTCCGCGCCCAGGAGCTGGGCGGCCTGGAGGTGGGTGTCGGTGATGTCCAGGCACACCACCTGGTAGGGCGCGCAGATCCCCCGGTCGATGGCCTCGGACAGGGTGAGGGTGTAGCAGCGTGCCCCGAACGGGCCGTGCGGATCGTCGTCCATCGACGCGACCAGCTCCCCGGGTGCGCCCGGCGCGGCCTCCGCGTCGTCGTCCAGCTGCCACAGCCGCGGGGTGGCGGTCATGTACAGCCGGCGCAGCGCGGGGATGCGGGTGTTGTCGTGGACGACCGCCCAGGGCTTGCCGATCCGCCCGGAGGTCCGGTGCGCCTCGTCCACGACGATCAGGTCCCACCCCGGCAGACCCGCGGCGTGCGCGCGCTCCAGCGTGCCGAGCCCGAGGGAGGCGTACGTGGCGAACACGGTCACCTTCTCGAAGGGCCGCACCCAGGCGGCCAGCTCGTCCACGTCCGTGGTGTTCGCAAAGGACGCCTCCGGCCCCCGCAGCGACGACACCCCGATCATCGGCCCCGTACGCCCGCCCTCACGCCAGCCGGCCTCGGTCTGCGCCAGCAGATCCAGCGACGGCACGAGCACCAGCACCCGGCCCGCCCGCAGCTCCTCCGCGCTGCGCACGGCGACGAGGGTCTTGCCCGATCCGGTCGCCATGACCACCTGCGTCCGCAGCCCCCGCTCGGGCACAGTGGATCTTGCAGGCAATTCAAGTGCCCGGACTACCGCGTCCACGGCTTCCCGCTGATGAGGACGGACTTCCTTCACAGCCACTCCGATGCCCCTCTCCCAGCAACCTGGACGACAGCTCCCGTAACCGAACCGCCATTAACTAACCGATCGCACAAGGTAGTTGGGACAACAGACACGGCACCCGTATCCGAGGCAACGGCTCTCCGCCTCCCGATGCAGACCCGAAGACGGCCACCCTAGAAGGGCCACAGAACCCACAGCACGGAAGCAACCCAATTCCAGAGTCTATCGCAAACGCAGAATGAAGCACCGAGACGGAGAATCAACCCGGAAGCCTCGGGTACTCCGCATGCATCATCGTCCAGCCCGGCAGGGGAGAGCCATGACACACAAGGCCCAAGACGACAAGGGCACCCGGTTCTGCAAGGCCTGCGGCACGCCCGCCGAGAACGGGAAACTGTGCAGTCACTGCGGTGCCGTCCTGGACCTCCCGGACGGTGCAAGCCTGATCGGAAATCAGGGTGCCGCGCTGCCGTCCTGGACCTCCCGGACGGTGCAAGCCTGATCGAGGATCAGGGTGCCGCGCTGCGCCGTGGCTTCGGGGACGGCACCCAACAGCAACAACGAGAGTGAACGAATCAGCAGTGACCCCTGCCTGCTGAACAGCGGACACAGGGGTACACGGGCCGGCATGGCATCCACGACTGAACGCATCAAGTCCGTGCGGGCCGTGCGCCAGCTGCGCCGGGTCCGTAGCTTCTACGCGGTGGCCGTCCTGGTGTGGGCGGCATCGACTGCTTGGACCGGCTGGCAGAGCCCTGGGAGCCGGCCGATGTGGGTATCCGTACTCCTCCTGGCCGTTTTCACCGGTCTGCTCTTCACAGCCTCCTTCTGGCTCCAGCGTCTCCAAGCTGCGGGCCCGGCCGAGCCGGTGCACCACGCTGCATCACGGCGGGCGGCCCGACCCCGGCACGCACATGCCTGACCCCCACCAACCCCACCCTGT encodes the following:
- a CDS encoding non-ribosomal peptide synthetase; the protein is MSSSPSAELTAPADAPAVLDATEADELLALGTGPELPRDDRRPVHVLTAQTAAEDGTQPAVVCGADTVSRAQLQLWAGRIAARLAASGVGRGDRVGILAERSTAAVSAVLGVLRAGAAYVPVDPLHPDNRLTSVLQDADVSAVVVTGTLKQRIAGLDLPVVHADDPALRAGDPATDPDTDLPSVPVEPGDPAYVIYTSGSTGTPKGVLVEHGQLAASTLARRQVYPGRPVFLLLSPLAFDSSAAGLWGTLTAGGRLVVAGQDEFRDPEQVVRLIERHHVTHLLCVPSQYDTVLTAAERDGLDRLRTLDTVTVAGEVLPDALLHRHAAALAGTGLVNEYGPTEATVWASYQRCDPSGPVDIGSPVPGARLYVLDGGGRLVPRGTAGELYIGGAGVARGYFGREEATRQAFVHDPFAGDGSRMYRTGDLVRWSERGTLEFLGRRDNQVKIRGHRVELDAVEAALRGCPGVRDAVVIPDSERTRLVGFVRADAGLDPVLTRKRLAYTLPEPAVPAQLHVVDAFPTTAHGKTDRTALTERIAEYEPGQQAQRTADRGAADRDDLVARVVDSWAEVLQVSDVPTSVNFFDLGGHSLLVIRLQSALEASTGVRLSSLDLYRCPTVETQAELIRAGAAQPARADDGPDDRAERIRRARAVRARRAQARK
- a CDS encoding thioesterase II family protein gives rise to the protein MTWLTCTVPRPEAPIALVCFPHAGGSAHVFREWAAAFPDIEVHAVSYPGRAHRIAEPVPSNLRRLAADIRDATRPLLHRPTAFLGHSMGAAVAFETALLLQRDGTPVSHLFASSCRALHLPRPTLPDGDDGTAVLKALAELGGTEPEVLADPVLRDLVVPYVLGDLQMFDTYRYRPGDVLHCPVTAITGLTDIHVTPEQAAAWSAMTRGPFRCEPVLGGHFHLTHEPPFGMLRESLVRHPAPGSPLQACSPSGEDLA
- a CDS encoding Helicase associated domain protein is translated as MPARSTVPERGLRTQVVMATGSGKTLVAVRSAEELRAGRVLVLVPSLDLLAQTEAGWREGGRTGPMIGVSSLRGPEASFANTTDVDELAAWVRPFEKVTVFATYASLGLGTLERAHAAGLPGWDLIVVDEAHRTSGRIGKPWAVVHDNTRIPALRRLYMTATPRLWQLDDDAEAAPGAPGELVASMDDDPHGPFGARCYTLTLSEAIDRGICAPYQVVCLDITDTHLQAAQLLGAEGRSDQVRGARLAALQTALMKASSEEGFRRTLVFHHVVKEAEAFAAGLADVAGRLHAADPGLYPRTVWADWLCGDHRAEHRRRVLGEFAAGTATDGTVVEKSYLGSVKVLGEGVDTRECDSVYFADVRGSMPDLVQAVGRALRIQPGEGKTASLVVPVLLGPGESVDNMLTSRAYGGLAKLLEALRAHDTRVVEQLAEPQAQSRVRGVQTRLGSDQGEQEAGDRSDRVSVPAWQLLKFSTPRDPALLAAFINLRVLNPEHAHWRRGIEAAAIYHRHHGDLRVPFTYRVPAAGDDQEQQAEAEGPGWPASLAAFPLGQWTADARRVYARGDMDADRIAQLEQLGMVWSHYDTAWEEGLTAARGWAAENGHLAAPTDATHQGYRVGIWLKNARAAARRAQDNEQQQAEGLPAAPAAGLSQERREQLDDIDPAWCPTWPIDWQRSFHLTRQHLDTGGQLPTKPGVVVRQGEDLGRWVRAQRLRWERLTTVQQWMCEHVLGIHPATDDEKPKPRMNQADKWAMHYAAARQYYQREGHLLVPRKWVERIVVSGNASGGSTGEDQEVRELRLGAWISNQRSRAATLTPERVKQLAAISMRWDLRAAKLNHEADM